One region of Oncorhynchus keta strain PuntledgeMale-10-30-2019 chromosome 24, Oket_V2, whole genome shotgun sequence genomic DNA includes:
- the LOC118357413 gene encoding 39S ribosomal protein L38, mitochondrial-like — translation MMCKALPFRVYHRLKVLSLVSRLTESTFTWIRCKQAGKRQVVRTTSRLADHYGIFKELFPMAYFVPRGHTARQLRPRQLSTSTLWESLDAQRDEHLLDSEGECVHWLVGNIPGGAVTAGEDLSISGPDPCQGYWL, via the exons ATGATGTGCAAAGCTTTGCCTTTCAGAGTATATCACCGGTTAAAGGTGTTGTCTCTGGTGTCTCGTTTGACCGAG TCAACGTTCACCTGGATCAGGTGCAAGCAGGCAGGGAAGAGACAAGTGGTCCGTACCACGTCGAGGCTTGCGGATCACTATGGGATCTTCAAGGAACTGTTCCCCATGGCCTACTTTGTCCCCCGGGGTCACACTGCGCGTCAGCTACGACCAAGACAGCTCAGCACAAGTACATTATGGGAATCACTTGATGCCCAAAGAG ATGAGCATCTGCTGGATAGTGAAGGGGAGTGTGTGCACTGGCTGGT TGGGAACATCCCAGGTGGGGCTGTGACGGCAGGAGAGGACCTGTCAATATCTGGCCCCGATCCCTGCCAAGGCTACTGGCTTTAA